A single genomic interval of Nonomuraea rubra harbors:
- a CDS encoding winged helix-turn-helix domain-containing protein, with protein sequence MPDRPTREIRDSKVLAAMSHPLRRRLLDLLRVDGPSTASALSARTGQAVGNISHHLKVLAACELVEEAPELARDRRERWWRRSADVLSWSPSDFPGDPVAAAAESLLLDRQAGLVRQWFAERDGYPEPWRRAAFTSDHWARLSVAELAELEERILALLSSVADREIPDDGQERKLVFLTVRAVPGQP encoded by the coding sequence ATGCCCGACCGCCCGACGCGCGAGATCCGCGACTCCAAGGTGCTCGCCGCCATGTCCCATCCCCTGCGCCGCCGCCTGCTCGACCTCCTCCGGGTCGACGGGCCCTCGACCGCCTCGGCCCTCTCCGCCAGGACCGGCCAGGCCGTCGGGAACATCAGCCACCACCTCAAGGTGCTCGCCGCCTGCGAGCTCGTGGAGGAGGCCCCCGAGCTCGCCCGCGACCGCCGCGAACGCTGGTGGCGCAGATCGGCGGACGTGCTGAGCTGGTCACCATCGGACTTCCCCGGCGACCCCGTCGCGGCGGCGGCGGAATCGTTGCTGCTCGACCGCCAGGCCGGCCTGGTCAGGCAGTGGTTCGCCGAGCGCGACGGCTACCCGGAGCCGTGGCGGCGGGCGGCGTTCACCTCCGACCACTGGGCGAGGCTGTCGGTCGCCGAGCTGGCCGAGCTGGAGGAGCGGATACTCGCCCTGCTGTCCTCCGTGGCCGACAGGGAGATCCCCGACGACGGGCAGGAACGCAAGCTCGTCTTCCTCACCGTCCGCGCCGTGCCCGGACAGCCGTGA
- the pyrH gene encoding UMP kinase → MRRYSRVVVKLSGEALSGETGWGTDPASLAQLADEILSVHDLGVQIAVVIGGGNYFRGRMAEGWGIGRAEADNIGMLGTVMNALMMRGVLTARSDTDVRVMTAVPMQSVAEPYIRLRADRHLRRDLIVLLAGGIGQPYVTTDYPAVQRALELDADALLVAKRGVDGVYDSDPNRNPDAKRYTNLTYREALTAGVRVMDESAFVLANEQGLRMHVFDVAARGVMRAICEGEDIGTRITADDAPPRA, encoded by the coding sequence ATGCGTCGTTACTCACGTGTCGTGGTCAAGCTCAGCGGCGAGGCGCTCTCGGGAGAGACCGGCTGGGGCACCGACCCGGCGAGCCTGGCCCAGCTCGCGGACGAGATCCTCTCCGTCCACGACCTCGGCGTGCAGATCGCCGTGGTGATCGGCGGCGGCAACTACTTCCGCGGGCGCATGGCGGAGGGCTGGGGCATCGGCAGGGCCGAGGCCGACAACATCGGCATGCTGGGCACGGTCATGAACGCGCTGATGATGCGCGGCGTGCTCACCGCCCGCTCGGACACGGACGTCCGGGTCATGACCGCCGTGCCCATGCAGAGCGTGGCCGAGCCGTACATCCGGCTGCGCGCCGACCGGCACCTGCGCCGCGACCTCATCGTGCTGCTGGCCGGCGGCATCGGCCAGCCGTACGTCACGACCGACTACCCCGCCGTGCAGCGGGCCCTGGAGCTCGACGCGGACGCCCTGCTGGTGGCCAAGCGCGGCGTGGACGGCGTGTACGACAGCGACCCGAACCGCAACCCTGACGCCAAGCGCTACACGAACCTCACCTACCGGGAGGCGCTGACGGCGGGGGTGCGGGTCATGGACGAGAGCGCGTTCGTGCTGGCCAACGAGCAGGGCCTGCGCATGCACGTCTTCGACGTCGCCGCCAGGGGCGTCATGCGGGCGATCTGCGAGGGCGAGGACATCGGCACCCGCATCACCGCCGACGACGCGCCGCCGCGCGCCTAG
- a CDS encoding peptidase E has product MIREPQILACSGVLYPPEGFAHVGVQIWQARQLAGVPRPRMCLVPTATGDAREQIDGWYRLAATFGDAELSHLQLFTQPNVPDVRAHLLSQDVLFVSGGSVVNLLAVWRAHRLDEIMRECWEAGVVLAGQSAGSLCWHVGGVTDSFGDALDPVHDCLGFLPFSNGVHDDLGDQPRRDTYRRLVGGGTLPPGYASEDGVALHYVGTRFHEALSVLPGRNAWFVEPDGDGASRETAIPARLWVPRAG; this is encoded by the coding sequence ATGATCCGAGAGCCGCAGATTCTGGCCTGTTCCGGTGTGCTTTATCCGCCCGAGGGGTTCGCCCACGTGGGTGTGCAGATCTGGCAGGCGAGACAGCTGGCCGGGGTGCCCAGGCCGCGCATGTGCCTGGTCCCGACGGCGACCGGGGACGCCCGCGAGCAGATCGACGGCTGGTACAGGCTCGCGGCGACGTTCGGCGACGCCGAGCTGTCCCACCTGCAGCTGTTCACCCAGCCGAACGTCCCCGACGTGCGCGCGCACCTGCTCTCCCAGGACGTCCTGTTCGTGTCAGGGGGCAGCGTGGTGAACCTGCTCGCGGTCTGGCGGGCGCACCGGCTCGACGAGATCATGCGGGAGTGCTGGGAGGCGGGCGTGGTGCTGGCCGGCCAGAGCGCGGGCAGCCTGTGCTGGCACGTGGGCGGGGTGACCGACTCCTTCGGTGACGCGCTCGACCCGGTTCACGACTGCCTGGGTTTCCTGCCGTTCAGCAACGGCGTCCACGACGACCTGGGCGATCAGCCGCGGCGGGACACGTACCGGCGCCTGGTCGGCGGGGGAACGCTCCCGCCGGGGTACGCCTCGGAGGACGGCGTCGCCCTGCACTACGTGGGCACCCGGTTCCACGAGGCCCTGAGCGTGCTGCCCGGCAGGAACGCCTGGTTCGTCGAGCCCGACGGCGACGGCGCGAGCCGGGAGACGGCCATCCCGGCCCGCCTCTGGGTCCCGCGCGCCGGATGA
- a CDS encoding endonuclease/exonuclease/phosphatase family protein has protein sequence MREPDGEGADRPGARRRRPWVLVPAAVLVAGLLAFHSAVPNTVGNLGSLLETFLPWLGLAVVVLLVLASWRRSAVAVTAAALPAVVWAVMFGTSVFPGSTHPRPVDAGAPEPASILTVLQHNVADDNADPAGTARALAAAGADLVALQELSPQALPGYEAALAPEHPHRIVVGTVGLWSRYPLADSRPVDIKPRDITADWRRGLRTTARTPTGDIAVYVAHLPSVRIRPQDGFGTAWRDESAAALATAVAAEKLERIVLLGDLNGTVHDRGLSPLTSRLTPALEGFGFTWPAAFPLARIDHVMTRGTTPATTWTLPATGSDHLPVAARLALR, from the coding sequence ATGAGAGAGCCGGACGGCGAAGGCGCTGACAGGCCGGGCGCACGCAGGCGGAGGCCGTGGGTCCTGGTCCCGGCGGCCGTGCTGGTCGCCGGGCTGCTGGCGTTCCACTCCGCCGTCCCCAACACCGTGGGCAACCTCGGCAGCCTGCTGGAGACGTTCCTGCCCTGGCTCGGCCTGGCGGTCGTGGTGCTGCTCGTCCTGGCGTCCTGGCGGCGCTCGGCCGTCGCGGTCACGGCCGCGGCCCTGCCGGCGGTGGTCTGGGCCGTCATGTTCGGCACGTCGGTGTTCCCCGGCTCCACGCACCCGCGCCCGGTGGATGCGGGCGCCCCGGAACCGGCGTCCATCCTCACGGTGCTCCAGCACAACGTCGCCGACGACAACGCCGACCCCGCGGGAACGGCGCGCGCCCTGGCCGCCGCCGGCGCCGATCTCGTCGCCCTCCAGGAGCTGTCACCCCAGGCCCTGCCCGGCTACGAGGCCGCCCTCGCCCCGGAACACCCCCATCGCATCGTCGTCGGCACCGTCGGCCTCTGGTCCAGGTATCCCCTCGCCGACAGCCGCCCCGTCGACATCAAACCCAGGGACATCACCGCCGACTGGCGCCGCGGGCTGCGTACCACCGCACGCACCCCGACAGGCGACATAGCCGTATATGTCGCCCACCTCCCCTCGGTACGCATCCGCCCCCAGGACGGCTTCGGCACGGCCTGGCGCGACGAGAGCGCCGCCGCGCTCGCCACCGCCGTGGCCGCCGAGAAGCTGGAGCGGATCGTCCTGCTGGGCGACCTGAACGGCACCGTCCACGACCGCGGCCTGTCCCCGCTCACCTCCCGGCTGACCCCGGCGCTCGAAGGGTTCGGCTTCACCTGGCCCGCCGCGTTCCCCCTGGCCAGGATCGACCACGTCATGACCCGCGGCACGACCCCCGCCACCACCTGGACCCTGCCCGCCACCGGCAGCGACCACCTCCCCGTCGCGGCCCGGCTCGCGCTGCGATAA
- a CDS encoding YciI family protein, with protein MAKYLLLKHYRGAPAPANDVPMDQWTPEELSAHERYMREFAARLQSTGEFVSSQALSPEGTFVRGDGEGRPPVTDGPFAETKDLIAGWMIIDVETYERALEVAAELSAAPGAGGKPIHEWLEVRPFMCALPTITE; from the coding sequence ATGGCCAAGTACCTGCTGCTGAAGCACTACCGTGGCGCGCCCGCGCCGGCCAACGACGTGCCGATGGACCAGTGGACGCCGGAGGAGCTGTCGGCCCACGAGCGGTACATGCGGGAGTTCGCCGCCCGGCTGCAGAGCACGGGCGAGTTCGTCAGCTCCCAGGCGCTCTCCCCGGAGGGCACGTTCGTCCGGGGCGACGGCGAGGGCCGGCCGCCGGTCACCGACGGCCCGTTCGCCGAGACCAAGGACCTGATCGCCGGCTGGATGATCATCGACGTCGAGACGTACGAGCGGGCGCTCGAAGTGGCCGCCGAGCTGTCCGCGGCTCCCGGCGCGGGCGGCAAGCCGATCCACGAGTGGCTCGAGGTACGCCCGTTCATGTGCGCCCTCCCGACCATCACGGAGTGA
- a CDS encoding DUF2332 domain-containing protein has protein sequence MRDEQDATVEWYRRFATREARGASPLYERLAAGVASDREVLGLLFELPPAKRQPNLLFAAARYVNGVPSGYDDFRGSLLEHRDAVVATMLARRTQTNEPARCAALYPLLAALPQPLALLEVGASAGLCLLPDRYAYDYDVPGGHVTGAVDSPLRLRCRVEGVPPPHLARPGPITVAWRAGIDLNPLDVTDPDDVRWLRTLVWPEQRERLHRLELAMELARQDPPRIVRGDLNDRLAEVAAQAPPHATLVVYHTAVLYLVPEEGRAAFAALLGRLGCRWISQETPGVLPQVAARLPLPPPADTTMYVLALDGRPAAFSAMHGGRLRWL, from the coding sequence ATGCGGGATGAGCAGGACGCGACGGTGGAGTGGTACCGGCGGTTCGCCACGCGGGAAGCTCGCGGCGCCTCGCCCCTCTACGAGCGGCTCGCCGCCGGCGTCGCGTCCGACCGGGAGGTGCTGGGCCTGCTGTTCGAGCTGCCGCCGGCCAAGCGCCAGCCCAACCTGCTCTTCGCCGCCGCCCGGTACGTCAACGGGGTCCCGTCCGGCTACGACGACTTCCGCGGCTCGCTGCTGGAGCACCGGGACGCCGTCGTCGCGACGATGCTCGCCCGGCGCACCCAGACCAACGAGCCGGCCAGGTGCGCCGCCCTGTACCCGCTGCTCGCGGCGCTGCCCCAGCCGCTGGCACTGCTGGAGGTGGGCGCGTCGGCGGGGTTGTGCCTGCTGCCCGACCGGTACGCCTACGACTATGACGTACCCGGTGGTCATGTGACCGGTGCCGTGGACAGCCCGCTGCGCCTGCGCTGCCGGGTCGAGGGCGTGCCGCCGCCGCACCTCGCCCGGCCCGGCCCGATCACCGTCGCGTGGCGGGCGGGCATCGACCTCAACCCGCTCGACGTCACCGACCCCGACGACGTCCGGTGGCTGCGCACGCTGGTCTGGCCGGAGCAGCGGGAGCGGCTGCACCGCCTGGAACTGGCGATGGAGCTGGCGCGCCAGGACCCGCCGCGCATCGTGCGCGGCGACCTGAACGACCGGCTCGCCGAGGTGGCGGCGCAGGCGCCGCCGCACGCGACGCTCGTCGTCTACCACACGGCGGTCCTCTACCTCGTGCCCGAAGAGGGCAGGGCCGCGTTCGCAGCCCTGCTCGGGCGGCTCGGCTGCCGCTGGATCTCGCAGGAGACCCCGGGCGTCCTGCCGCAGGTCGCCGCCCGCCTCCCCCTGCCGCCGCCGGCGGACACCACCATGTACGTGCTCGCCCTGGACGGGCGCCCGGCGGCGTTCTCCGCGATGCACGGCGGCCGGCTGCGCTGGCTGTGA
- a CDS encoding RNA polymerase sigma factor: MDESLLRTLTPTVISILVRRGAGFAAAEDAVQEALIEAVRGWPDDPPRDPKGWLVTVAWRKFLDAARADTSRRHREVLVEGEPDPVPGEEVDDTLQLYFLCAHPSLTPASAVALTLRAVGGLTTRQIAQAYLVPEATMAQRISRAKRTVSAVRFNQPGDVATVLRVLYLVFNEGYSGDVDLAAEAIRLTRQLAARTKHEEVAGLLALMLLHHARRPARTAADGRLVPLAEQDRCLWDTRLIAEGVDVLQAALARDRLGEFQAQAAIAALHADARTAAETDWVQIVEWYDELVRLTGSPVARLNRAVAVGEADGPRAGLAALAELDASLPRHTAALAYLHERDGDLATAARLYAEAARSAPNLPERDHLTRQAARLNAELRD; the protein is encoded by the coding sequence GTGGACGAGTCCCTGCTGCGGACCCTCACCCCCACGGTGATCAGCATCCTCGTCCGTCGCGGAGCCGGCTTCGCGGCGGCCGAGGACGCCGTCCAGGAAGCCCTGATCGAGGCCGTGCGCGGGTGGCCGGACGATCCGCCGCGCGACCCCAAGGGCTGGCTGGTCACCGTGGCCTGGCGCAAGTTCCTCGACGCCGCCCGCGCCGACACCTCCAGGCGGCACCGCGAGGTGCTCGTCGAGGGCGAGCCCGATCCCGTCCCCGGTGAGGAGGTGGACGACACGCTCCAGCTGTACTTCCTGTGCGCGCACCCGTCGCTCACTCCGGCCTCGGCCGTCGCGCTGACGCTGCGCGCGGTCGGCGGCCTGACCACGCGCCAGATCGCGCAGGCCTACCTGGTGCCGGAGGCGACGATGGCCCAGCGCATCAGCCGGGCCAAGCGCACCGTCTCCGCCGTCCGGTTCAACCAGCCCGGGGACGTCGCCACCGTGCTGCGCGTGCTCTACCTCGTGTTCAACGAGGGGTACTCCGGCGACGTGGACCTCGCCGCCGAGGCGATCCGGCTCACCCGCCAGCTCGCCGCCAGGACCAAGCACGAGGAGGTGGCGGGCCTGCTCGCGCTCATGCTGCTGCACCACGCCCGCCGCCCGGCGCGGACGGCCGCCGACGGCAGGCTCGTGCCGCTCGCCGAGCAGGACCGCTGCCTGTGGGACACCCGCCTGATCGCCGAGGGCGTGGACGTGCTCCAGGCCGCCCTCGCCCGCGACCGGCTGGGCGAGTTCCAAGCCCAGGCCGCGATCGCCGCGCTGCACGCCGACGCCCGTACGGCCGCGGAGACCGACTGGGTGCAGATCGTCGAGTGGTACGACGAGCTGGTGCGCCTCACCGGCAGCCCGGTGGCCCGCCTCAACCGGGCCGTCGCGGTCGGCGAGGCCGACGGCCCGCGAGCCGGCCTGGCCGCCCTGGCGGAGCTCGACGCCTCCCTGCCCCGCCACACCGCCGCCTTGGCGTACCTGCACGAGCGTGACGGCGACCTGGCGACGGCGGCCCGCCTCTACGCCGAGGCCGCCCGATCGGCGCCCAACCTCCCCGAACGGGACCACCTCACCCGCCAGGCCGCCCGCCTCAACGCCGAACTCCGCGACTGA
- a CDS encoding pyridoxamine 5'-phosphate oxidase family protein: MLPNEITEVLNRPYSQELLARDLTRLAYVAKDGTPRNVPIAFTWNGSQLVMCTSKNAPKLAALRENPMVALTIDIEVHPPKILLIRGRAELDVVEGIPDEYLQMNGSYQMSPEQRIKWEAEVRSLYDGMVRIVVTPSWAKLIDFETTLPSAVEELVRQREERRS, translated from the coding sequence ATGCTGCCGAACGAGATCACCGAGGTGCTGAACCGCCCGTACAGCCAGGAGCTGCTGGCCCGCGACCTGACCCGCCTGGCCTACGTCGCCAAGGACGGCACCCCGCGCAACGTCCCCATCGCGTTCACCTGGAACGGCTCGCAGCTCGTCATGTGCACCTCGAAGAACGCCCCGAAGCTGGCGGCCCTGCGCGAGAACCCGATGGTCGCCCTGACGATCGACATTGAGGTGCACCCGCCCAAGATCCTGCTCATCCGCGGCCGGGCCGAGCTGGACGTCGTCGAGGGCATCCCGGACGAGTACCTCCAGATGAACGGCTCCTACCAGATGTCCCCCGAGCAGCGGATCAAGTGGGAGGCGGAGGTGCGTTCGCTGTACGACGGCATGGTGCGGATCGTGGTGACCCCGTCGTGGGCGAAGCTGATCGACTTCGAGACGACCCTGCCGAGCGCGGTAGAGGAGCTGGTGCGGCAGCGGGAGGAGCGGCGTTCCTGA
- a CDS encoding class I SAM-dependent methyltransferase: MAADIAFYVGLAREADGPLVELAIGNGRVAIPVARATGRPVIGVDLSPAMLAQARTNAAEQGVQLDLREGDLRELTLEEPAALVYCPFRSLQHLPTWADRRSVFERVAASLRPGGRFAWNALAFDHHVAARFDGTRRSEPVPHTTRFAVGDNRIDIVLDGGETSSSWWATKNEWLGLIDVAGLELEALYGGFAREPFTEDSREYVFVTRRPGR, encoded by the coding sequence ATGGCGGCCGACATCGCGTTCTACGTCGGCCTGGCCCGGGAGGCGGACGGGCCGCTCGTCGAGCTGGCCATCGGGAACGGGCGGGTCGCGATCCCGGTCGCGCGGGCGACGGGGCGCCCGGTCATCGGCGTCGACCTCTCGCCGGCCATGCTCGCCCAGGCCCGCACGAACGCCGCCGAGCAGGGCGTCCAGCTCGACCTGCGCGAGGGCGACCTGCGCGAGCTCACCCTGGAGGAGCCCGCGGCGCTGGTCTACTGCCCGTTCCGCTCGCTGCAGCACCTGCCGACCTGGGCCGACCGCCGGAGCGTCTTCGAACGGGTGGCCGCGTCGCTGCGCCCGGGAGGCCGCTTCGCCTGGAACGCCCTCGCCTTCGACCACCACGTCGCCGCCCGCTTCGACGGGACCCGCCGGTCCGAGCCGGTGCCGCACACGACCCGCTTCGCCGTCGGCGACAACCGGATCGACATCGTGCTGGACGGCGGGGAGACGAGCTCGTCCTGGTGGGCGACGAAGAACGAGTGGCTCGGCCTCATCGACGTCGCGGGGCTGGAACTGGAGGCGCTGTACGGCGGATTCGCCCGCGAGCCGTTCACCGAGGACAGCCGCGAGTACGTGTTCGTCACCCGCAGGCCCGGCCGATAG
- a CDS encoding MFS transporter → MTSAPPATRGGLLRMRDFRLLWAGETTSMLGSSVAAVALPLVAVVTLDAGTFTVGLLTAAAWSPWLVAGLPAGAWVDRMPKRPVMLACNTVSAVAFASVPVAAWLGGLTMAHLLVVAAVGGVAKVFFSLAYRAYLPVLVGSERLLEANTKLQGSESAAQLAGPGLAGLLAHAFGAVSGVLADALSFGVAALCLRSVRTREAARPRGPAERRLLAEIRDGVRFVVPDPYLRTLTLFSAMSNLALMGYQSIQVVFLARLLGAGAGQVGLVLALAGAGGLFGAALAGRVAARFGTARGFLLCEAFAAPMLLLGPVGDGLVLFTVAGFCAGAGIVASNILTSTFRQQYCPPELLGRITASTSALNYGAIPLGGLLGGLLGESIGVRETMWLMAALQLGSLAILLLSPIRRRKHFPGRTRGS, encoded by the coding sequence GTGACCTCGGCCCCGCCGGCCACGCGCGGCGGGCTGCTGCGGATGCGCGACTTCCGGCTGTTGTGGGCCGGCGAGACGACCAGCATGCTGGGCAGCTCCGTCGCCGCCGTCGCGCTCCCGCTGGTCGCCGTGGTGACGCTGGACGCCGGGACCTTCACTGTCGGCCTGCTGACCGCGGCCGCCTGGTCGCCGTGGCTGGTGGCCGGGCTGCCCGCCGGCGCGTGGGTGGACCGGATGCCGAAGCGGCCGGTGATGCTGGCCTGCAACACCGTGTCCGCGGTGGCGTTCGCGAGCGTGCCGGTGGCGGCGTGGCTGGGCGGGCTCACGATGGCGCACCTGCTCGTGGTGGCCGCGGTGGGTGGCGTGGCGAAGGTGTTCTTCAGCCTCGCCTACCGGGCGTACCTGCCCGTCCTGGTCGGAAGCGAGCGGCTGCTGGAGGCCAACACCAAGCTCCAGGGCAGCGAGTCGGCGGCGCAGCTCGCCGGCCCCGGCCTGGCGGGTCTCCTCGCGCACGCCTTCGGCGCGGTCAGCGGCGTGCTCGCCGACGCGCTCAGCTTCGGGGTCGCCGCGCTCTGCCTGCGCTCCGTACGTACGCGCGAGGCCGCCCGCCCGCGCGGCCCGGCGGAGCGGCGGCTGCTCGCGGAGATCCGCGACGGGGTACGGTTCGTCGTCCCCGACCCGTACCTGCGCACGCTCACCCTCTTCAGCGCGATGTCCAACCTCGCGCTGATGGGTTACCAGTCGATCCAGGTCGTGTTCCTGGCCCGGCTGCTCGGCGCGGGCGCGGGCCAGGTGGGCCTGGTGCTGGCGCTGGCCGGCGCGGGCGGCCTGTTCGGGGCGGCGCTGGCCGGCCGCGTCGCCGCCCGGTTCGGGACGGCACGCGGGTTCCTGCTGTGCGAGGCGTTCGCCGCGCCGATGCTGCTGCTCGGGCCGGTCGGCGACGGCCTCGTCCTGTTCACCGTGGCGGGCTTCTGCGCCGGCGCGGGCATCGTCGCCTCGAACATCCTGACCAGCACCTTCCGCCAGCAGTACTGCCCGCCTGAGCTGCTCGGGCGGATCACCGCGAGCACCTCGGCGCTCAACTACGGCGCCATCCCCCTGGGCGGGCTGCTCGGCGGCCTGCTCGGCGAGTCGATCGGGGTCAGGGAGACCATGTGGCTGATGGCGGCCCTCCAGCTCGGCTCGCTCGCCATCCTCCTGCTCAGCCCGATCCGCCGCAGAAAGCATTTCCCCGGGCGTACCCGGGGATCTTAG
- a CDS encoding GNAT family N-acetyltransferase translates to MWQLNVVPGAQGRGVGRFAVSAVAAELRRQGATRMYVTWHPGDGGPEGFYRKLGFELKGEVSGDQTVGVLTL, encoded by the coding sequence CTGTGGCAGCTCAACGTGGTGCCCGGCGCACAGGGGCGCGGGGTCGGACGGTTCGCCGTCTCGGCCGTGGCGGCCGAGCTCAGGCGGCAGGGCGCGACGCGGATGTACGTCACGTGGCATCCGGGCGACGGCGGGCCCGAGGGGTTCTACCGCAAGCTCGGCTTCGAGCTCAAGGGCGAGGTGAGCGGCGACCAGACGGTCGGCGTGCTCACTCTGTGA
- a CDS encoding CehA/McbA family metallohydrolase — MATDQGRRRWFRGDCHVHSLLSQGADQTPAQLAAAARAAGLDFIAVTEHNTAAAHEEWRPLSGDGLLVITGQEVTTRTGHWLALGLTPGEVVEWRYGVRDDAVDRHLDQVRRSGGLCVAAHPHAPYPSGVFMYPYQGFDAVEVWNGRWASDLPWNADNEAALAEWGRSLAHDVHRGAWRPAMGNSDAHLEGQLGTPHTVVLAGELGAGAVLAAIRAGRSWIAGSAAIELSFEASAGGGRAGVGERLETGGEPAAVRVDVRGVPSGAVTFHTERGTVLRESLPGGGAGVVEWRTSAAESAFVRVEVRHADGHMAALTNPIVLI; from the coding sequence ATGGCGACCGACCAGGGTAGGAGGCGCTGGTTCCGGGGCGACTGCCATGTGCACTCGCTCCTCTCGCAGGGCGCGGACCAGACGCCGGCGCAGCTGGCGGCCGCCGCCCGCGCCGCCGGGCTCGACTTCATCGCCGTCACCGAGCACAACACCGCCGCCGCGCACGAAGAGTGGCGCCCGCTGTCCGGGGACGGCCTGCTGGTGATCACCGGCCAGGAGGTGACCACCCGCACCGGGCACTGGCTCGCGCTCGGCCTCACCCCCGGCGAGGTGGTCGAGTGGCGCTACGGCGTGCGCGACGACGCCGTGGACCGCCACCTGGACCAGGTGCGCCGTTCCGGCGGCCTGTGCGTGGCGGCCCATCCGCACGCGCCGTACCCGTCCGGGGTGTTCATGTACCCGTACCAGGGGTTCGATGCGGTGGAGGTGTGGAACGGCCGCTGGGCCTCCGACCTGCCGTGGAACGCGGACAACGAGGCCGCGCTGGCCGAGTGGGGCCGCAGCCTGGCCCATGACGTGCACCGGGGCGCGTGGCGGCCCGCGATGGGCAACAGCGACGCCCACCTGGAGGGGCAGCTCGGCACGCCGCACACCGTCGTCCTGGCCGGCGAGCTCGGCGCGGGCGCCGTGCTCGCCGCGATCCGGGCCGGCCGGAGCTGGATCGCCGGATCGGCCGCGATCGAGCTGTCCTTCGAGGCGTCCGCCGGTGGCGGCCGGGCCGGCGTCGGCGAGCGGCTGGAGACCGGTGGCGAGCCTGCCGCCGTCCGGGTGGACGTGCGCGGCGTCCCGTCCGGCGCCGTCACCTTCCACACCGAACGCGGTACGGTGCTGCGCGAGTCGCTGCCCGGCGGCGGCGCGGGCGTCGTGGAGTGGCGCACCAGCGCGGCGGAGTCGGCGTTCGTCCGCGTCGAGGTCCGGCACGCGGACGGGCACATGGCGGCGCTAACCAACCCCATCGTCCTGATCTGA
- a CDS encoding LysE family translocator: protein MPIDPHLLALFTVTTIVAMITPGPDMLFVLGCGMRGGPRAGLLATAGVATSEAVHVAVAAAGLAALFEAVPVAFTVVRIAGAAYLIYLGVQAIRKRDDSPLEVAVGGGGMSGRRAYLSGLMTNLLNPKMVTFTIAFLPQFVTPSLGQVWLQFAILGAVLIALEFVVDGTVGVLAGRIGGWLRHRRAARRRIDVATGGVFVGLGVKLALERP from the coding sequence ATGCCTATCGACCCCCATCTTCTCGCGCTCTTCACCGTGACCACGATCGTCGCCATGATCACTCCTGGGCCTGACATGCTGTTCGTGCTGGGATGCGGGATGCGGGGCGGCCCTCGGGCCGGCCTGCTCGCCACCGCGGGGGTGGCCACCAGCGAGGCCGTCCACGTAGCGGTGGCGGCGGCGGGCCTGGCGGCGCTGTTCGAGGCGGTGCCGGTCGCCTTCACCGTGGTACGCATCGCCGGGGCCGCGTACCTGATCTACCTGGGTGTCCAGGCCATCCGCAAGCGTGACGACAGCCCCTTGGAAGTGGCGGTGGGCGGCGGCGGCATGTCGGGCCGCCGGGCGTACCTGAGCGGTCTGATGACCAACCTGCTGAACCCGAAGATGGTCACCTTCACCATCGCGTTCCTGCCGCAGTTCGTCACTCCGAGCCTGGGCCAGGTGTGGCTGCAGTTCGCGATTCTCGGGGCCGTGCTCATCGCGCTTGAGTTCGTCGTGGACGGCACGGTCGGCGTGCTCGCGGGCCGCATCGGCGGCTGGCTGCGCCACCGGCGCGCCGCCCGGCGCCGCATCGACGTCGCCACGGGCGGCGTCTTCGTCGGGCTCGGCGTGAAGCTGGCGCTGGAACGCCCCTGA
- a CDS encoding Cpe/LpqF family protein (Related to clavulanate biosynthesis protein Cpe, which has an isomerase-like N-terminal domain and a beta-lactamase-like C-terminal domain.) — protein sequence MRSIRLLAGLVTLLAVLVTGCSAAESVAVPDSPVGKQLQWYLDAVNRTPIPEKELGEHLAEAFLKEVPAEKFNTLAKDLAGLKLEELSSTKPNELAGVTSIPVGQKYDTKISVGDDGKIDYLLLEPR from the coding sequence ATGCGATCGATCCGCCTGTTAGCCGGCCTGGTCACCCTGCTCGCCGTCCTCGTGACGGGCTGCTCGGCGGCCGAGAGCGTCGCCGTCCCCGACAGCCCGGTCGGCAAGCAGCTCCAGTGGTATCTGGACGCCGTCAACCGTACGCCGATCCCCGAGAAGGAGCTCGGCGAGCACCTCGCCGAGGCGTTCCTCAAGGAGGTGCCGGCGGAGAAGTTCAACACGCTCGCCAAGGATCTGGCCGGGCTCAAGCTGGAGGAGCTGAGCAGCACCAAGCCGAACGAGCTGGCCGGGGTGACGTCCATTCCCGTCGGGCAGAAGTACGACACGAAGATCTCCGTCGGGGACGACGGCAAGATCGACTACCTGCTCCTCGAACCGAGGTAG